In Paenibacillus sp. BIC5C1, a genomic segment contains:
- a CDS encoding DHA2 family efflux MFS transporter permease subunit — MILGAFLATLNQTVMSVATPELMGDFNISAATAQWFTTGYMLVNGVLIPITAYFMQRFSTRQLFQASMFIFLIGTIISALASNFGTLLTGRMVQAAGAGIIMPLLMHVILTLFSPEKRGAAMGMVGFAIIFAPAIGPTLAGYILENYTWQTMFYGMIPLTVIVIGFAFVYLKNVSERIKLKFDTLSVLLSTIGFGALLYGFSRAGSLGWSSAEVIICLVAGVVALGLFTWRQLASTNPLLDLRAFKYNMFSLTTVINIAITMIMYADMMLLPLYLQNARGYTALESGLLLLPGALVMGFLMPITGRLFDRFGAKWLAIIGMVITIVTTIGFIDLSDSTSYTYLVLMSTGRRIGMALLMMPIQTAGLNQLPPRLGPHGTAISNTVRQVAGAVGTSLLVSVMTSRTTAHVQDMVATGAAKGLTQQQLGMESMIQGINDAYVVIIGIAVLGLLLSFFIKRTKQATEEDSKQPVRQKVSMNTN, encoded by the coding sequence CAACAGCCCAATGGTTTACGACAGGCTACATGCTGGTGAATGGTGTACTCATTCCTATCACGGCCTATTTCATGCAACGCTTTTCGACACGGCAATTATTTCAAGCTTCGATGTTTATTTTCCTCATCGGTACGATTATATCTGCCCTTGCGAGTAATTTCGGTACATTGTTGACAGGACGTATGGTTCAAGCAGCTGGTGCTGGTATTATCATGCCATTGTTGATGCATGTCATTCTAACCCTGTTCTCTCCTGAGAAAAGGGGCGCCGCGATGGGCATGGTCGGTTTTGCCATCATTTTCGCTCCAGCGATTGGGCCGACACTTGCTGGATATATTCTTGAGAACTACACATGGCAAACGATGTTTTACGGGATGATCCCACTAACTGTTATTGTTATTGGTTTTGCGTTTGTATATCTCAAAAATGTATCGGAACGAATCAAACTCAAGTTCGACACACTCAGCGTGTTGCTGTCCACGATTGGATTCGGTGCATTGCTGTACGGCTTCAGTCGGGCGGGAAGTCTGGGATGGTCAAGCGCTGAAGTAATCATATGCCTTGTAGCAGGAGTAGTTGCTCTTGGACTGTTCACATGGAGACAGCTCGCGTCTACAAATCCGCTGCTCGATCTGCGTGCTTTCAAGTATAATATGTTCTCACTGACCACGGTCATTAATATCGCGATCACGATGATCATGTATGCTGATATGATGTTGCTTCCTTTATACCTCCAAAATGCACGGGGTTACACTGCATTGGAGTCCGGATTATTATTGCTTCCAGGGGCACTTGTCATGGGCTTCCTGATGCCAATAACAGGTAGATTGTTTGACCGGTTTGGTGCAAAATGGCTGGCGATTATCGGGATGGTTATCACGATCGTAACCACCATTGGTTTCATTGATCTATCGGATTCTACCAGTTATACTTACCTGGTATTAATGTCAACAGGTCGCCGAATTGGTATGGCCTTGCTCATGATGCCTATCCAAACGGCAGGTTTGAATCAACTGCCTCCAAGACTTGGGCCACACGGTACAGCGATATCCAACACCGTGAGACAAGTAGCTGGCGCTGTGGGTACTTCATTGCTCGTAAGTGTAATGACTAGTCGCACAACGGCACATGTACAGGATATGGTGGCAACGGGTGCAGCCAAAGGCTTAACCCAGCAGCAGTTGGGAATGGAATCCATGATCCAGGGAATTAATGATGCTTATGTAGTCATTATCGGTATTGCCGTTCTCGGATTGCTACTTTCCTTCTTCATCAAACGTACCAAACAAGCGACGGAGGAAGACTCCAAGCAGCCTGTAAGACAAAAAGTCTCGATGAATACAAATTAA
- a CDS encoding TetR/AcrR family transcriptional regulator, with translation MNKRKQMLLDSALVLFEKHGVTNTSIQMILDESGVSKGTFYKFFGSKDDCILAILEQRVEEDMMIRKDLESRSYASDFDLLVDQIMVPMILPEKKLVVELFWTGFYSGECNLENLTRMQLNWLSDRLVQVFGEELKPFAYEGAIFGFGMIHQISNMWRNFQLAQPNWKHLVPKILIYIEILLRSMLERQEHIIDFPSLLVIAPGSKEIALDKNNLIASLQKFSHSILHSEASMKAKELTKGLLALVEQKEINISMLEVTLQAFQTEFELSSLNCEASMIVKDCSLYLEQIRQGPMDSTK, from the coding sequence ATGAATAAACGGAAACAAATGTTATTGGACTCAGCACTTGTGCTCTTTGAGAAACATGGAGTAACCAACACCTCCATTCAAATGATCCTAGACGAGTCAGGTGTGTCCAAAGGAACATTTTATAAATTCTTTGGTTCCAAGGATGATTGTATTCTTGCCATTCTAGAGCAGCGTGTAGAGGAAGATATGATGATTCGCAAAGATTTGGAGAGCCGAAGCTATGCATCCGATTTTGACTTACTGGTAGATCAAATTATGGTTCCGATGATTTTGCCGGAAAAAAAGCTTGTTGTGGAGCTATTCTGGACAGGCTTCTACTCTGGAGAATGCAATCTGGAGAACTTGACTCGTATGCAGTTAAATTGGTTATCTGACCGACTGGTTCAGGTATTTGGTGAAGAATTGAAACCCTTTGCTTATGAAGGGGCTATTTTTGGTTTTGGCATGATACATCAAATCTCGAATATGTGGAGAAACTTCCAACTTGCCCAGCCGAATTGGAAGCATCTTGTACCCAAAATCCTGATTTACATTGAAATTTTGCTTCGTTCCATGCTGGAAAGACAAGAGCATATTATTGATTTTCCAAGTCTGTTGGTGATCGCTCCTGGTTCCAAAGAAATTGCACTGGATAAAAACAACCTGATTGCGAGTCTTCAGAAATTCAGTCATTCCATTCTCCACTCGGAAGCGTCTATGAAAGCGAAAGAACTGACCAAAGGGCTGCTTGCTTTAGTCGAGCAGAAAGAGATCAATATTTCCATGTTGGAAGTAACGCTGCAAGCGTTTCAAACGGAATTTGAATTGTCTTCTCTGAACTGCGAAGCTAGTATGATTGTCAAAGATTGTAGCTTATATCTCGAACAAATCAGACAGGGTCCGATGGATAGCACGAAATAG
- a CDS encoding GNAT family N-acetyltransferase — MDNREERIYLRFLNVEDAPTLLDLQIRNRAVFEEISASERSETFYTLEGQVALLEGWSKAREEGKRYSFGIFLNHTHELIGEISLFELELDSTAKWIVGYVLDQVQNGKGYMSEALRLALDFAMNEAGIKRVEAGALPDNAGSIRVLRKAGFQETDRQNIKIKGIWKEHVMFAVDLQ, encoded by the coding sequence ATGGACAATCGTGAGGAACGTATCTATTTACGATTTTTGAATGTGGAGGACGCGCCGACACTGCTGGATTTGCAGATCCGGAACCGGGCTGTTTTCGAAGAGATATCGGCAAGTGAACGATCGGAGACATTCTATACACTGGAGGGTCAAGTTGCACTTCTCGAAGGTTGGAGCAAGGCCAGGGAAGAAGGGAAACGATACTCTTTCGGGATCTTCCTGAACCATACACATGAGCTCATTGGAGAGATTTCTCTGTTCGAACTTGAACTGGATTCCACAGCCAAATGGATTGTCGGTTATGTGCTGGATCAGGTACAGAATGGCAAGGGATACATGAGTGAAGCCCTTCGGCTAGCCCTGGATTTCGCCATGAATGAAGCGGGAATAAAACGAGTGGAGGCAGGTGCACTTCCCGACAATGCCGGATCAATTCGAGTGTTGCGTAAAGCGGGCTTCCAGGAAACAGATCGCCAGAATATTAAAATCAAGGGGATTTGGAAAGAACATGTGATGTTTGCAGTGGATTTGCAGTAG